ttatatttctattcttgaaagaaattataaactttcttcaggacagattcaaaaatctgtttatcctcctCAACAATCCAAGATAGCactattttattattcttttctattataaaagattgttgaggaggataaacagatttttgaatctgtcctgaagaaaatttataatttctttcaagaatagaaatataatctataataaatgttttaaaaaaccaaggaacaaaatatattaatttattttggttttcacaatatgtataaaatgttgaaacaatatattcaaattcttcttcagaaaaacttttaaagtaccaatctctgaaagatttccatttgggtaaataaaattctgcattgatcttTGCTCTAGCAGAAGATCCTTTATTAAAATCAATTTTTGGTTTACTATccatttaaatactaaaattcatttctgaaattgtatcagtttctctaactttttgaaagttactcttatgaacaatattattttgatttataattaaatcatctacTATATTAGTAGATTCTAATTCTTCTCTAACTTGAGAAGTAAATGCTCTAGAAGTTAGTGGTATATCTACCATATAATCTAGaggagaaataaaagaatgactagatcttgatctagcataAATAGAAGATGGTAATAATCtttttgttcattattaaactgtatttgaacatatccttcattattttggataacttgttgtaaatctctatttattataggatttctaggaacagcttgttcaattatccagttttctggaaattcaatttcttcccattttatagatattcgagttgtaatattagatctattaaaattagtttttatgagaatagtttcatttaattttttatctattcttttacacataggattcaatgtaaataatggtttataataaatacgataacagaTACATATGACTTCTGTGCcaggagtataattataaccatgagttttaacatttaatgttaaataatctaatatattaatatcagacaaagataaagataaattaggataaacatcaaaatatactggaccatgTGCCAGGctagattgaattattcccatCAAGGATTTTTTCCAATTCAAATTCCTACCATCTCTTAAAGCTGTTATAAAGCTTTCTGGTAAACCTTCTAAAGTTAAAGGTCTAAAAGCAATTTGAATTAAacctatatgaataaatttataatttttcatataagaCATAATATCTTTATTATTTAACAATCTAATAACCATTTCTTCATTATGAAGAGGTACTGATgattctgtagttttaactacttgtttaaaaccaattttttcaaaggttcctaacttatagatcattttagattctatcttaggaacagtccatttattcaataaatctaaattttcaggtaaatcatattcttcatttaaactgtTATTAACAGTTTCTTTTAaactgaaaatattcatttgaataaaaagtgctaaattattaaccagactatttccatggctctgataccatctgaggCTTGGAATCAAGGAGGAATCTGCtacgtggcattgttttaccaagcttttccttagtggctttcgcacacatggagTTATTGGCATCTGAGGCTTGGAATCAAGGAGGAATCTGATACGTGtcattgttttaccaaacttttccttagtggactttcgcacacatggagattattggtttccagcttatatatcatcttcaactcaaattgagctaagaaaaggagaaatttaaactccagaataataatgaatataagattcttatttggagttttacaaaacataaaaggatttacgaaagatattccaaagaaattaaacaacaaaggATTTATCGAGGACCCAAATTTATGTATTACttatatttcataaaataataaatataatatttttaaaaaattattgttgAAAAATGCATAGATTTTGAAAGAAGGAATACAACATCTATGTGACTAATAATTACAAATAAttcataatattaattatgaCATAGTTAAATTCTTTGACATTAATTCATTGACATTTTACGTATTGATGTCGCTATGTGCCCAGATATGTTCAACCAAGTCGACTTGAAGTGCACTTGATGGTCACATAACTTGTTATTTCATGTGTATTTATAGAGAAAAAGTGACtagtttaattaaaaattatattttacaacGATTAGTTCAGATAATCTTAAGCAAATTAACAGAAAAATCAAACACATGCAATGTCTACgagttaaaaaaatataaacaattcaataatgaaattttaattaaaaattaatgatgaaaAACTATTCGTAATTTCAGAACTTACTGAATTTATTTGTTACTTGTCATTTGTCATAACTTAGGATGATAAATGTAATATTCAAATATGATTgtaatttttgcttttaatatgAAAAATTTCAAAAGAAGGATATATATAATTAGACAAATATTTGTGTGAGACTGTTTCAcatgttgtattttgtgagacatgtctCTAATTTGCGTTATCcatggaaaaatattactttttatactaagagtattactttttattgtgaatatcggtagggttgacctgtctcacagataaagattcgtgagaccgtctcacaagaaacctactcatATAATTATTGTTCTCTAATCGTATGGTTCGTTACACGAGACAAATAGTATAGAAATAAGTCATATTTTtaataacaaaatatataaaaatgatagttaatataatgtttgatttgattgattaatttaattaaatctgAGATAATGTGATATTATCGTTCTATCTTttagaaaatattaataaaatatttataatattatttattgaaGGTAATATGAGATAAATGATcgatgatttgattgatgtaatATAAATGATCGATAGATGGATAAATAATATGATGCATCAAACATTATATTAGTTATTAGATTGGataaaaatatagataaaaatataaataaatatatagcgAAAAAGCGATGTCTTAAAATcacttaaaaaatttaataagaaggaaaaataaatttaaaatattggtATTTTACATAGAAAATAGAGTATCTAGAATCTTCTTCAACCCATACTAGAATACTGGCGATGGTCAAAGCCAAACCACACCGCATAACTGGTGATGACGAAGGCACTTCCGTCACCGCAAATTACTTGTACTCGACTCTCGTAGATGCAACGAAAATTCTTATTTTGCCTTTTTTAATAAAAGTTTTcacttattaattaattaatattaataattccTTAGAATTATTCGATGCACgttttgtgattttaaaaataataaatttttgtaCTGTAGTTTGTTACGTGGAATAGGTTCAACCCCAAAATATTATCCAAAGATAAGATTAAAAGTATATCTCCGATCTTATATATATTTGATACATCAATTATATCCATATTTataatgataaataaattttttataatgagtgaatcaaataaaaattcgtATTAAAAAATTGACTCGTAAGACTGTCtaataaaaattttcatataaCATATAATATAGTATAGTCACACACAGTAGTACTCTCTAAgtggacaaaaatttgtgtgagacggtctcacgaatcgtactttgtgagacatatatcttatttgtgtcatcaatgaaaaagtactaatttttttgctaagattattactttttattgtgaatatcggtagagttgatccATCTCGtgtcacagataaaaatttgtgagatcgtctcataagagacgCAGAGTAAAGAAACATCAAATTACAAattcttataataattatttttagcatttttcttgaaAACAAAATTTACAAATTACATGCCAAAGTAATAGTTTCGTAAAAGTAAGATTTAAAActataaataaaatatcttaTAATCGATAaatgatatgtcttttgtgaacAGTCGTATATAATTattgataaaaatttgtgtgagacggtcttatggatcgtatttgtgagataaatttcttatttgggtcatctatgaaaaagtactattttttattgttaaaagtattactttctatcgtgaatatgagtaggttcgacccgtctcacagatttagATTAGGATCtgtaagacgatctcacatgagatccaTTCTTTATAAAATTAACATAATGCAAATAAAATGATCTGTGAGACGATGTCACATTAGACTCACTCTTTATAAAATTAACATAatgcaaataaaattaatttaatccgGAATTCATGTTCTCGTTGCACGACCGTGACGGGCGCGTGAACGAAGCACCGCCCCGTACTGTATTTATTCAGCCTAACTTGGCATCTCCACTCTTCGAAAATGGTAGCTGTCTTATAAAATTCTTCTAACCTCGTCTTTATCATTTTGTTTGTGAGTGGAAATAGAATCAATGGGCAAGAAAAAGTCTTCCGCACCCACGAATATGCTGGCGCCGGGCTTCCGATTCCATCCGACGGACGAGGAATTGGTGCGGTATTATCTGAGGCGGAAAGTCTGCGGGAAATCGTTTCAATTGGACGCGATCGCTGAGATCGATATCTACAAGACCGAGCCTTGGGATCTTCCAAGTACTGCCCTTTTGAAACCCTTGTTTGTTTATGTGGATGGGCTGATTTTTGCTTTTGGGGTGGAGGGAACTTGGTCGATTGTGaacatttctttctttatttagaCGATTCGATGAAGTAAGGGTGGTTTTCTATGGATTTTTTGACCACCAACTTTTGGACTTTAATGGTTTTAATGCAGTTACCATAGATTATCCAGTTTTATTGTAGTAGCAAGCATGGATCTTTCCTCAATTTCTGTTATACAATGTTTGACCGCGAAATGTTATAGTGATGGAATTTTTCATTTACGTTCACAGGGATTCCATAGTTTTATAGAAATTTTTGGGTTTATTCCCCAAGGTTTTGTTTGTGTTCACGTTCAAGTATGATTTGACGTGAAGCTGCACAAATTTTGTTCAATGCTGTAAACTATTTTATGGGTAAGGTTTTATCTGTTTAACCTCATGGACtgaaaaaatgattattttacatCGATGGAGTATGGATTGTTTGGTTTGTCTTGCGCAAGTTTGGTTGTTTTGTTTTTCTATAACATCCAAATTTGAAATGAACGTGACTGTAGCTATTGGCCTGGTTTTTAGGCATGTCAAGGCTGAAGAGTAGAGATCTGGAGTGGTATTTCTTCAGTGTGCTGGATAGGAAATATGGCAATGGAGCAAGGACAAACAGGGCAACTGAAAAAGGGTATTGGAAAACGACTGGAAAGGACAGGGAAGTTTACCATAGAAAACAGATTGTGGGCATGAAGAAAACTCTGGTTTATCATAATGGACGTGCTCCAAAGGGTCAGAGGAGCAACTGGGTTATGCATGAGTACAGGCTTGTTGACTTAGAACTGGAGGGAGCTGGAATATCTCAGGTGGGATAGCttgattttgtttaaaatttatttactaTTCCTAAGGAAAGTTTTTTTGTTCGACTGAATCTATATCTTATATATACCTGGAAACTTAAAGAATCATAACTTGGTACTGGACTCAGGAAAAATAATTGATAAGGAAAACCAATTTAGGAGTATTTTGGTGCTGTAGCGTGCGGAACTATTAATATAAAATTGGGAagaagtatttttttttttaaataatagtttggatctttttttaataattcTTGATTGTTATGGATATTGCTTACAATTTATTGACCTGTTCACTTTCTTGTTTAAAGGATGCATTTGTGCTCTGCCGGGTCTTTCAGAAAAGCGGTTCGGGGCCCAAGAACGGTGAACAGTATGGGGCACCATTTTTGGAGGAGGAATGGGAGAATGATGAGTTGGAATCAGTTCCCAAAGTGGAGGTTTTAGAGGAAGAGGACTTTGGTGATGATGCCTATCTGGACGGGAATTACCTTGAGCAGGTTTGTGCTTGTACTTTGATTGTGTTTTCTCAGATTAAAACTGGTTAATTATGCCTATCTGGGTGGGAATTATGTCTGAGATTCAGATACGTTGTCTACAATCTTTCTCTAATATGTAGCTTTGGAAAGGAAAACTACTGTTTTTGCTATTTACTGATGTTGGAGGTTCACAAGGTTCTCCCAGGACTTGAAAAATAAAGTGATAACTAGCATTTTTCAAAGTCGCATGACAAATAGATTTTCTCCCAATTTGTAGCAAGATTTTCGGGATGGGTTTTTTTACACCCTTTGAGATATTGAGATAAATTACTCAATACCGACTTGGGAGATGTTCCCTCATGATAATGTCCATTTCACGAAAGTTATTCGCTTACATTTCTGTTACCAGATTCTTGGATCAGACGTTTCAGCGGATACTACTCATCCTCAGTTGAACTTCCAATCTGCTGATGGTCATGGTGGTGAAACAGCTGAATCAGTTGGCGACACCAAAGACACCCAGAAGATCCTGGATTGTGCTGACCAACTATACTGTGGaccagaggagttagaggataCAAACTTATATGGATTGCCTACTAGTTGTGATATGAACATAAATTTAGTCAAGCATGAATACATTGGTGAATCCAGCAAATCTGGGAATTCTGAGGATGTGGATTACTTACTGGACGAACCATTTCTGGATTCTACTGATTATCTTCCATTTGGAGGTGATGGTTTCATCGAAGCTAGTGATCTCTCCAATCCCGTTGAAGCAAACACTTCTACTTTCGACATGTTTGAGGAGTACCTTACGTACTTTGATGCCAATGAGGACCATTCTCAGAACTTCGCTCCTGATCGTTCAGCAATACTTGAAAGTGAGGGTGCTCTTGTTTCTGATCGCACATCCCTTTGTCAGAAGGTGGTTTTTatttactgtttttattgtatCATTTGAATTAGTTATATTTCCTTTGTCACTTGAAATGCATCACTCCAACTCGTTCGTTTATGACAGGAACCAAATGAAAAGACTAAGCAAGATGTTACACGAAGTGGACAGCTTGTTGACAATGGTAATGGTTATTCTGCACTTCCATTACATGACCAAGAGTTAGGAAAATATCAATCAGGTACCGAAAAGGACACCTACATTTTGCCTTGGATTTCCCTAGAGTTTTGAACTAGTGCAAATTTTGTTGGTCTAATCTAACTCAGGTTTGCCTTCTTTCTCTACAGATTTCAAGTATCCATTCATCAAACAGGCAAGTCGAATGCTGGGTAACATCCACGCACCACCTGCATTTGCTGAAGAATTCCCTCTAAAGAATGCGAGCATGCATTTCAATTCCGTGCCCCAATCTTCCAGTTCTACGCATTTCACTGCTGGCATGATTCAGCTAAGGAATGTGACAGTAGGCAACAATGGAACTGTCCCACCTCGAAAGCATGAGAACCTGAACATTATTCTTTCATTTGGCTTTTCACGTGGTGAAGATGGTTCTGCCAACTTGGAATCGAGCGTAAGCATACATCCAGGGAAGACTGTCTCAGCTATCACCAGGGATTGGTTATATTTCATCTTTCTATGTGTCTTACTTCTCTCCATGACCTTTAAAATAGGGGTGCGTATATGTGCCAATTAAAGTCTCAAGAGTATTCTCAATTTAATGATAAGATTTGCATCTTTTATTTTGGTCGGTTTTGAAAATAGTTGGTAGGACTTGTAGGAATTTTAGACTTCGAGCAGTCTGCTTGTCTGCTTTATTAACTGTAGAAAATTCTCTGATTATACTAAATACTGTTGGGATTTCATTGATGGTCGGTACCTGTAATGGTATGATTCTTTATTTGACTTGTTTTTCTGTACTGAAGTGGTCCGGATGTCAACTGTGCCAGGTTTAATGTAGGAGATATGCAAATTTATTTCAAGGgtttatattttctttaacatcTCCACTTTGTGTGGAAGCTATTAATGTAATTGAGTAAGAAACTATGAGCAAACTTGTGGCCTTTTTGCATCGGTACGAATGCGAAACTGAATCATCAGGAGAATTATGTCATTCCATAAAAGTCATCAATTCAAGTGTGACGATAAAAATCACATATTTTAGATCTCAAGCAAATTATATTataaacaacaaacaaaagaagccCACAGTGCAATGTCGATTTATACACGAGCAGCAGAAAATGAGTTCAAAACTTGTCGAATGGGATCCAAATTATCCCAAATATTGAAGAAACACGTATCTACATCATCTTTCTCTACCAACTGTAGTAAGCTTGGGACAATGGGTCGTCGTCGTCTATCGGCATATGCAACTAGTCCTTCGATATTACATTTCTCCTGGAAGCATCGTATCTTCGGGAAGATCACACACAGCAATACCCTGAAAAAAAAGACGTTCATTGATGCAAATTTCAGAGACGGTCCCAAGAATATCAGAGCGTTCTCTCCAATGCAACCAAGCCAAGAATAAAAAACTTGGTGGAGTGCCAATCAATACACATGAACCAAGATTTTATAAAGAAACAATAGTGAGAATCTTATCGACGGAATAACAAAATACAGGAAAAGTTGAACGGAATAATTAAATTCCTAGATAATTACCTCTCCGGTGAGATGAGCAACACATTTCTTCTCAGCTAGAAGTTCAGCTTCTGTCTGCAAAATAACAAAACATATCCGCTGTATACCGTAGAGGCCTAATTTTGTTGTGACGAGGGGGTCAGGAGAAAATGTATAAGCACATAAAACATACCTTTTTTATTCGACTCCAAAGGTAGTCATCAAATACCACATCTTTCACTAGTTCATAATCACCATCTCCCTGAGAACGTAAAAAATAGATAAATGAAACAAAACTTCAAGAAAGTCATAACAACGAAAATGATATGGAAGAAAAAACTTGAGCAAAAATGCTTACTTTTGATCTGCATGGCATACTGAAAACAATATCCTCTGCTATACCATACGGATTTCCAGTCGTATACACCTAATTTTTTGCCAAAGGATACAATATCAAAAGTCCGACCAGCGTGAAATTCAATATAATATAGTGAGTGATGATATGTCTCCAAGAATGAAGCCATGATACATTAGAATTCTAGTTATAAGCTAAAATGGAACCAACTAGTACTCGCCCTCTCAACCGAAAACAACAAGTTTTCATATATAGTTAAACTTAAAATGCAATCCCTCTATTTCTTATACTGCTTGTGTAATACACAATATATACAATATAGAAGCTTGTTTCGAAGCAACGGGAATATCCACACTTGATGTGGAGCATGTGTTAGTGGCTTCATAAAATTACACTTAAATCTACTGGCATCTTGGGTTAGTCAATTTTGTGAAGTAACGATGCATGTTAAGTAGTTGGAAGTAGATTCCACTATGTCGAATCTCACTTGTGCAGATCAGGATGTaacacatatttttattaaagcgTTAATGAGTTCATCATTTTGTTAGTATGGATTACTTTTATCAACATTGCGAAATATGATTCTATAGACTCTGAACTAATGAAGAATCCAACAACATACTCCGGATGAGAACCAATCCCCTTCTGGGGTAGGAGTTACAAGAGATCTTATTGCGTCTAAAATTGAAACGGCAGTGGATGCAGCTGAGGACCTTCCCCATTTCTGAATGAGTACACCACCTCTCTGAAAGATCAATTTCAAATCAGCCGTTATTGCTGTGTTTGAATGTATTGCACTTTAATATAAACCAAAGCTTATACATCTAACCTTTTGGACCTTCTCAGTGAATTCTTCTTCCAACCACTTTGTATCTTTGATAACCTTTTTCACAGGTAAACCATCTATTTTGGCATTTAAAAAGTCGGGAACCTGATTCAATATAAAgtataattttcaaataaaaaatgacAAAACCTTATAACATAACGAGCTTAAAATAAAATCTGATGAATGACCTGCGTTGTTGAGTGGTTTCCCCATATGGTAACATTAGAAACTTTGTCATAAAAGACTCCTGCCTTCAAGGCGAGCTGTATACACCATGAAAAAGAAGGTCATATTTTGACAAGTACTACAATTATTCTCGTATGTGACGAATCAAGACATCAAAATGCAAAGAAAAAAATGCATCCCAGCAATGTTACATGAAACATATATACTGAATACGCTGATAGCTTTTGCTTACCTGACATTTTGCTCGATTTTCATCTAATCTAGTCAGGGCGTGGAAATTTTTTGCAGGAATATTTGGAGCATTCTTCAAACAAATCAAAGCACTTTAAAAggaaaaaacaataatattagtaaaaaattaaataaaacgaaGAACTCTGAAATGAGCACACGAGAAATATAAAATTACTTAGTATTACAAGGGTTGCCCACAACAATCACTTTTACATTACGGGATGCGACAGCATTTAGGGCTTTTCCCTGCAATAAAAGGTGAGAATATAAATGTCATTTAGTATGAAATTCAGGAAGTCACTCCAAGAAAACACAGTGAAATTAATCATTCATAACTCTATGTTATTTCAAGAAAAAGGCACCTGTGCAGCAAAAATCTGCCCATTTATGTCTAGTAAGCCGGCTCGTTCCATTCCGGGGCCACGAGGTTTTGCTCCAATCAAAAGTGCCCATTCTGCATCTTGGAACACCTCATATGGATCAATGCCGATGCTCACTTCCCTCAACAAAGGAAACAAAGAGTCCTCTAGTTCCATTGCAACTCCTGAAATGTCAAGTAGAGTTCAAACTTTTCCAGTACAGCTTGCAACAAATATAGTCGAAGCTTAAGAGAATTAAATCTATCGAGAATATAAAGAGGAACcgctaaaaaattaattaagatCTATCAAAAAGTAATCGGAATAGGCACACTCATACCTTCAAGAGCTTGGATAGAACGCTGGGATCCCAATAGTTTTAATGCAATTGGTTGATTTGTTCCAAAAACCTCGCCAGAAGCAAGCTGATAACCCAGTACAAAACAAGTATTATTTCCTGAGCCTTAATATTAGAACTTGCCCTCACATGGGAAACCATGCACAATTTGGCCCTCAATTCGAAATCGAAATTCGACATGCTGCCACTTATGAATGATAACGGAGAAGAAACCTCTTACTCTGAAAAGAAGATGATTGGATATCATCCCTGCTGCACCAGAGACAGCGATATTTATCAGTTTCTTCCAAGATTGAGTTTCCTCTTCCTGTAGAAACATAAACAGCAATGGACCAAGATCAGTGATTTTCATTTTCCGAAATTTAAATGAAAGGTTTTTTCTCAACCATTTTTAAGACATAACAGAAAATTTCACTTTCAGGTGGTTCACCACTCAAAACACATTTAGTGGTGCACAAAAGCACAGGAAGCTTAATAACATGAATGAATTTATGATCGTGTGCTATGACTTTGAGAAAAATTTCTTTCAAGATACATGGACACGAGATAGAAACAAGACATTAACCGGAAAACAAACATTTCATAATAAGTAAACCTTTGCCAAACTCTTAGTATGTTACTCCCTACATTATTGTTATCATTATAAAAAGTTATTTTTACAACATTATGAATTCGAAATcacagctaaacatgcataattcGAGACAAGTTTGCGTGAGTATATGCTTTCATGAAAGAATGAATCCCATACCAAGCAGTGGAGGCTTCAAGGCCGAACCACTCTCGGgagaaaattttcaaactctCATTTATAAATTTCCCCAACGTCTCCCCCGAAATGAAATCAAATGCAAAATACTCACAGCTTTGAGATCATAAGTGAGACAAAAGACACCATAACAATCGGCTTTCTTTTTCGGGTCCTCGATATTCACAGCCACCGGTGCTTGAATTTCACTACAAAATCCATCATAAAAATAACCAATCCAACCAAGAAAATCTCATCAACTTTCTTGAAAATACACGCAAACACATAAAAAAGGCAACTTACTTGGAAGTTACAGAGCAGCAAATCTTTGAACCGCGGGATGCGGGGGCTGGCCTGAGGAAAACAGAACGATGATTGTAATGAGGACTTAGCGCGCAAGAACCCTTTAGAGAATTGTAAAGGCCGGGTCTTTTGCATGAAGAAGAAGTGTTTAACTCTGCCACCGCCATTGAAAATATGGATGCAAAGATTTTTAGATGCTAGAGTTTCAGCCGACCTGACTGCTATGCAAGCGGATATATAATTAGTGTATGAAGTGGAAGAAACAGTGTAAAGAAAGATGAGGGAAATGGAAGTTATAAGGCTAAGGTGATGACACCTGTCAATAAATCTCATCTCTCATTTTTTTTCAATCAATCAAAATTCTAAAAtgattataaataatattaatgaaAATTGTGATGGTACATGGATTCTATTAGAAAATAACCGAAATGTTCTTTTTCGGAAGAAACACCTGTGAAATTATTTTTACGCAGGATTTTTATGTTTTCTGATATTGTGATGAATCCAATTTGGTTGGAAAAAACTCACATGTTTTCTCGTTTTTGTTGACTGAATTTACCTCAATTTTTAACATTAGCGTTTTGTTGTAATTCTATTACTTGACAAGTCCCTTTTATGCTACAACAAGGAAGAAGAAGAAAGCAACCATCTGGGAATATCAACGGGTTCGAGTTTTACCCAGACCTACAATGACCTGTCTCATCTGGGTGGGTTTGGGCATATCAAATGTGTCATAAGACGGGTCTCACGTTCAATTTTTCAGACCCGTCCAAATATGAGGCGGGCTATGGATCCTATAATATCTGTCTCATATATGTACATATAATTATGCTTTTAGTTTTAGTAAATGTGAATATTTTTTTGGAGAGTTAAtaacttttttttatataaattattatgtCGTGAAGATACTTTATTTTGTCATTATTAAATATGGTCGaaaaaatgaattaattttctaTTGTATTGTATTTAGAGACTTGTTTGTTTTATATTTTAGTcatgtgaaaagaaaattattgttttcatttaaaaaaaatcgggtCTCACTGGTCTAACTGCCCTTGTTTTGTATTCGAGGTGGGGCAGGGTCCGAAAAATATTTAACCGAGGTAGGGCGGATAATTGGTCAAAGCTTTCTCCATGAGGCGGGTCTTAGATCTAACCATACACACTTCATTAATATCTTTATATCCATCAAATCGTGTAAGTGAAAGAATATAAAGCATGTTTTATCCATCTAACATAACTTTCGTGGACTAACATCGTCTCAAATCTCCGAACTTcgaatttataattaatttttatacatGTAACAAATGTTTCAAACTTATCATTAATTTTTGCACATGCAACGCACGAGGTTGCATGAAACCATGGGCAAACAAGATTCAGATGA
This is a stretch of genomic DNA from Primulina eburnea isolate SZY01 chromosome 11, ASM2296580v1, whole genome shotgun sequence. It encodes these proteins:
- the LOC140806013 gene encoding NAC domain-containing protein 78-like isoform X2; this translates as MGKKKSSAPTNMLAPGFRFHPTDEELVRYYLRRKVCGKSFQLDAIAEIDIYKTEPWDLPSMSRLKSRDLEWYFFSVLDRKYGNGARTNRATEKGYWKTTGKDREVYHRKQIVGMKKTLVYHNGRAPKGQRSNWVMHEYRLVDLELEGAGISQDAFVLCRVFQKSGSGPKNGEQYGAPFLEEEWENDELESVPKVEVLEEEDFGDDAYLDGNYLEQILGSDVSADTTHPQLNFQSADGHGGETAESVGDTKDTQKILDCADQLYCGPEELEDTNLYGLPTSCDMNINLVKHEYIGESSKSGNSEDVDYLLDEPFLDSTDYLPFGGDGFIEASDLSNPVEANTSTFDMFEEYLTYFDANEDHSQNFAPDRSAILESEGALVSDRTSLCQKEPNEKTKQDVTRSGQLVDNDFKYPFIKQASRMLGNIHAPPAFAEEFPLKNASMHFNSVPQSSSSTHFTAGMIQLRNVTVGNNGTVPPRKHENLNIILSFGFSRGEDGSANLESSVSIHPGKTVSAITRDWLYFIFLCVLLLSMTFKIGVRICAN
- the LOC140806013 gene encoding NAC domain-containing protein 53-like isoform X1, giving the protein MGKKKSSAPTNMLAPGFRFHPTDEELVRYYLRRKVCGKSFQLDAIAEIDIYKTEPWDLPSMSRLKSRDLEWYFFSVLDRKYGNGARTNRATEKGYWKTTGKDREVYHRKQIVGMKKTLVYHNGRAPKGQRSNWVMHEYRLVDLELEGAGISQDAFVLCRVFQKSGSGPKNGEQYGAPFLEEEWENDELESVPKVEVLEEEDFGDDAYLDGNYLEQILGSDVSADTTHPQLNFQSADGHGGETAESVGDTKDTQKILDCADQLYCGPEELEDTNLYGLPTSCDMNINLVKHEYIGESSKSGNSEDVDYLLDEPFLDSTDYLPFGGDGFIEASDLSNPVEANTSTFDMFEEYLTYFDANEDHSQNFAPDRSAILESEGALVSDRTSLCQKEPNEKTKQDVTRSGQLVDNGNGYSALPLHDQELGKYQSDFKYPFIKQASRMLGNIHAPPAFAEEFPLKNASMHFNSVPQSSSSTHFTAGMIQLRNVTVGNNGTVPPRKHENLNIILSFGFSRGEDGSANLESSVSIHPGKTVSAITRDWLYFIFLCVLLLSMTFKIGVRICAN
- the LOC140806014 gene encoding malate dehydrogenase [NADP], chloroplastic-like, whose translation is MAVAELNTSSSCKRPGLYNSLKGSCALSPHYNHRSVFLRPAPASRGSKICCSVTSNEIQAPVAVNIEDPKKKADCYGVFCLTYDLKAEEETQSWKKLINIAVSGAAGMISNHLLFRLASGEVFGTNQPIALKLLGSQRSIQALEGVAMELEDSLFPLLREVSIGIDPYEVFQDAEWALLIGAKPRGPGMERAGLLDINGQIFAAQGKALNAVASRNVKVIVVGNPCNTNALICLKNAPNIPAKNFHALTRLDENRAKCQLALKAGVFYDKVSNVTIWGNHSTTQVPDFLNAKIDGLPVKKVIKDTKWLEEEFTEKVQKRGGVLIQKWGRSSAASTAVSILDAIRSLVTPTPEGDWFSSGVYTTGNPYGIAEDIVFSMPCRSKGDGDYELVKDVVFDDYLWSRIKKTEAELLAEKKCVAHLTGEGIAVCDLPEDTMLPGEM